ATTGGCAGATGGAGGATATACATACGTACATGGTATGTACGCTTCCTTCccccctttttttcctttttttcttcttttttccatttatatatataatggatatattttttaaataatcataattttacaaacaaaaCTCTACCATCATATAATGCACTCTTTACTTTGCACTATTATTTTCAAAcaatgcactattttaaaataaattttacacaattatatcgTGTACCTTTCAAATAAACaatatctatattaactaatttatacgtgCACTTAAACTGATGGCTCCATTAtataaatcatcggatctactTTTTATTACACTGGTCTATCTATTATTCTCAAGTAATGCACTGTTTCAAAATAAGatctacaccattatattgtgtacccattaaattaataatttaaaatctatattaactaatttacagTTACACTAGAACTGGTGGACCTATTATTataatcatcggatctattgtttgctaataaataaagcgtCCAAAATTCTCTTTTTGCCCACTGCACAATGCACGTCTGCACTTTGCCTTTCGCACGTGTGACAAAGCATAGTGTCTGAGACATCTAAGGTGATCACAACCGCTATAGCGCTACCGCTTTGCCAcatcaaatcatatatggagatgattaattttgttaataacatgaaaagaaaattaaaggtgtgatgcagCGAGAGAATAATTAAGCACCATGGGTTGTGTTTTTCTCAGCAATAATTAGCTCTCTTTAAGTTGAAACCAAGAGTTGATTACATAACAATTAACAATTATAATGTATTTGTGTTATgtcgtatttggattttgtactatttgttcgTATAGGTGAAAGgaatcattatgttataaatgtgaACGCAATATTGACGAatatcaatagaactcttactacGATAAGAGTGATAAAGGGAGTTTAaggccctctctttttttcccgattctatattttggattttttttacgcTTTCTAAGTTTCTAAACGGTGTCTTCTTTAAACAGCATtctaactttttagaagtcaattcatttgtttataccctcaaatagctatcacataaattatataattcatcaatttcagctaTGCTAAACCTTaagtactactcccttcgtttcacaatgtaagtcattctagcatttcccacattcatattgatgttaatgaatctagacatatatatctatctagattcattaacatcaatagcCTAACATAAGAATACTAATAACActgatatatttattttattttttcaaataatatgTTTTCATATGGAACATACCGCTTATCCATTTTCATAAGAAAGAACTTAGCTGGCCAAGCCACAAACACGGCCGGAGAAAGGGACTTTAATAATTAGTCCcctacttacattgtgaaacaaaggaagtacatattttttttcatgcgagtcaTGGTGATCAGTAAATTGGTGATCAACGGATCATCAAAGTCGTAAGATGAATATATAAGAGTTGCTCTGAACAATTGTAAATAagtgtcaaaattaattgctattaattagacatctaatggcttgctagccacaaaattaatttctctcaacatgtatataaacatggacaaagctggaacaaatattaccatatgtCCCATACAAATATATTGCGcagttaatattctaattagtcatttaaaattccttaaaatactctcaagctgccacgtggtgctataataaattaaggcaaatattagaaattctaagaaaaaaaaatcaaagtatctATTATtagattttcacttaaatcggtaggtccaatattataaaccgttagattaaattgatcttaaaataaactaaatacTACGAGGTCCCACCTCGACATAGGTACGCATGTGCGTGCGTGGGTAGGTacgcctcccctcccttttttcatttttctctttcttctttttttcccatgcatatgcttccctccctttattactatatcatgcgccttcatgagacgatttaatcaaaataattttgagTACCTTGCACTCGCATTTTTAATTTTGCGGCTATACTACACGGTATGTATATACGAACTGtatgataattaactagcaatagtttcttatttactcgagaaaaaaaacatgattcaaaagtcgtaagtacttaatccatcttctactcaaaagtttgtgaatggttttttaagataccttaagaaaaatagaacccttaaattattataaaataacattATCGAAACTTTAGTTTGCCCTGAATCTGAGACAAAATTTCTGAACAAACAATAATCTTACCTTTCAACAATATAAGTGCCCGCGCATACGCGTGGGCCACCTTACTagttttacactaaatttttgatACCTCATGGTATCTCCTCAAGGACCATAGAATTGCTCAAAGACTTCATGTCATGGAAAACTAAAGCATAACACCAGATATAATATATCATCCATATAATTAGAATTAAGCATATTAACCTGTGCTCTTCAGTGGTCCAAAACCTCCTAGTAGTATTTGTTGGTGCAGCACGGTGACGGCGGCCTCCCTGGTTGttcacctcgtcgtcgtcgcggttcATCAccaccggcgccaccgccaccggcgcTGGCACCGGCGGAGCTGCCTGCTCCACCGTCTCCCCCATGGGTGCACCGCCACCAAACACCATGGCACCACCGCCGTAGAAGTAGTTCATGctggcgtcggcgacgacgttGTTCATGGCATGATCATCAGCTTGttgcaccggcggcggcggcatgccgaGGAAGTTGTTGTGGTCGATGAAGAAGTCGAACGTagggtcgacgacggcgccggcgtcgaagtactgcggctgcgccgccgcgggctcctccgccATGAGCTCAATGTACAGCCCGATtaactgtcacgcccggaaattcactagtaatttccgaacttatttgtgcataaaatcctcgtccaggaatcagccgaggtacacaaactgacaatttaatatacaaatccatcataataataacgttacacacttacaaaagaaaagaaaacagcagcggaataacggtctagcgatggcttcagctccactcccacaggcagctcaactggggtataagccaaacgtcttctccttctggatcctttttcttcaactgaggttgattgattattgcaagaatgagcatatgacatactcaacaagccacacagcaaatatgcaagtgcacaaggataccaaaggatggcataatataggctcatttgcaaaagcagcatttagcaaaacatttaagagaagtaaaacagtggagtaattaatcagaaattttaatcaacgctgaacaacacacccatgctgcacaggcccaaccatcccgaacaaacaaccatacccggctgtacagatctaactccaaaccaggagctaagcaaattattaccaggtataacatccataattattatgagaggtgtgagactaatcacgaaaaacattgctcaacccgcccataatcgcgggcacggctattcgaatagttttactctggccagaggtgtaccactgtacccacaagacagcctcaacatcatgtctaccatgcgtcgcgatactggaaagtacccgaatagaggctgtgacaataccctctgcacaacacaactcaccacagtgcaccattcttggatcataatcacccccttataaaacaaggcatggactccccagcgacccccgtgggcttatctccgccacttctcagtctggtgctctgcaatgaaccatgctatacaaaaggtaaagccgttgcccacgctagcttgtggttggcacggttaatgtttcacaacagtagctcgcgaaccggtccttaattgccatgagcacgaccttcaaaaccatgtgctcacaacccaccattaattatattttaattaccaattaattatcataacacgattaaccatcgtgagctaccattaaatataaccataaataataatgtagtatatatgattcatcccattagtgagctaatgtttctaagcatggctaagcaattatatctaacatctagttgaaccaatatatataaagctcaactagtcaaattataatatcccaaggtatcaaggaatagagtaatcaatgcaaacaggccataacaaaggaatagattcacaccacccggtgacattcgaaaataaatgcacagttgaaataaatagagaatttaaatatatgatcaacatgctcaaaggaattgtgtttaggatctgtgtgacttgccttgcaatattcggtcttcaattagtcttcttgaatacttccggcgcacttacgaaccttcgaaacgacgaaaacgacaagctaacacgcaaaacgaggaaaaagactaataaaaaccaaataaaaaatacatataaagtaaacaaacatgtaaatcatgattttagatgattttagagacttgaacggcctcattccgatttcatatgaattagttacgaattttacaagatttaattctaattaaatctattaaagaaaagactattccaaattaattaaataatttacaaatgatttataactgagataAAAGATTAAAGCATCATCTGAAATAGATTAGattatatttggtagatgacatatattaaaaagaaataatatgccactgaaaagagCGAACGGATTTATATGGCTGAGATTAATCTTGACTGAGTCAAGATTGGATCAAGACCCTATGGATAAACTACACCGGTGAACGACATCGGAGAGAGGAAAGCTCACTGAGGGGTGGCGCGACGATGGAAGATGACGGCAGACGGCCGGCAGCGAGGTAGAGGCGGCGACGGGGTCGGGtcagcgatggcggcgacgttTCAGCGATCTTCGGCGAAGAAAAACCGATGGCCGGGCTTCACCTTGCTCCTGCGAACCCAATGGAGTCGACGGCGACCGAGGGcgacgacggacgacgacgaacggcgcgaCTGAAGATGGAACAGATCGGCTTCacggtgacgacggtgctccgatgGCTTGCGTCTTCGCGGAGGTGGCTGCCGGGTTTCTCCTCACTGCTGCGATGCCGACAGTGGATACGGCGAGGTCCGGCGACCACGGAGTCGACGGCAAAGCTTCGCCGGAGATTAAAACATGGCAACGGTTCGGCCTTCACGGTGACGGCGACTTCCGGCGGGGTTCGGCGCAAAAGAACGGGTGGCCGGGGTAGAGCTCTTCACTGCGAAGCcgaggaaggtggcggcgctgaccggcgacggccggggcgacggcgaatggcggctggagcggcggccggaggtggagagagagggagagcgtttccggcgacggcggaatACGGGACTTGAGGGGATGAGTAGAGGACAactagggggtcctttatatagcCATGGGAGGCCGGGATCGAGCCCACAacgacgggaaaaactcgggaaagtttagatcttcgccggaaaaaggaaaggttgaaccgcgaaattggaaaggatttccatataaacttttggggatttcttgggtacaaggaagaggagattgagaggattccattcccgcaaccAATTCGGAAATAAGAGCAACGGAGAGGTTGGATTTTGGAAGGGGATCGGCGGCAACAGGcacggcacggctcggctctgGCTCTGTCCAGAGCTGGAAGAAGGAGCACTGTAGCGCAAGGGAGGTAAACTAGACTTTTCTGCCggctgagaggaagggagggaatgggctgaattcggcccaagactaggaaggatgattttattgcttttccaagtaaattaaccaatgagatgatctttcaattgttaaaaatacttccaatgctcaaataattccaagaaaaatcttgaacatacttggaaactcaaagtatttaatataataatatccagatcatttaatgattaatttattatttaaataattgctaaactgttctttgtattattaacattaggaattgagctccgaaaattccgagaaaatttcagaaagtataattaatcatggagaatttaatacaaattaaatccatccatactttaaattaaggaaattttatttcccacatttaacttcacttatAAATTAATGAACAGTTAATATAAATtcgattaataatttattaaataatttataaatcctgaaacaaaaatcaggatgtgacattaACTGATCCATGGTCCTCCATGGGAACCACGCCTGCAGCTCCCTCACAATGTGGTCATGCCTCGTGTCGCCGTTGCCGGCGCCGGCAACGAGGGCGCTGGAGTCATAAGCGTTGGTCAGCCTAGCGACGATCGACCTCGCCtcgtccatctccgccgccgtccactCCATGCCTCCGAATGCTACTGCGAAACAACGGAGGGCAATGTGTGCAAGAGGAGAAGAGGATAGGGATGTTGGTGTGAGGGAGAAGAAGGTGGTAGGGCAGTGTATTTATAGGCTGGATGTGTGGATGCTACCTAGGGGCTTCACCTACTTGTGGAGTGTGTATCTGCTAGATCATGATCATCATTGGTAAAATCATGTAAATATAAGTAACATTTACGTTGAGGGAAGAAATTCGGATCAATAGGATACATATTACTTGTAAAAAGATATATATGTTTGCGGTATGAGGTATATTAATGGTTTCCATACACATGGGTGGTACGTCCGTAGTACGACCCTTACAATTTGAAAATATTCCGTGTCAACGGTATGGTACGGTCCGTGCTACGGCCCTTACGGTTTGAAAACATTCTGCGTCAACGATAAGGTACGGACCGTACATGAGACTATCACAATTCTGTCATCTTGCGGTGCTTTCCGCTATACTTATTTTTCACTAGACACAAAAGGAAAAATGTTTCATCCATAAATatagaattatatatatatatatatatcttctccTCTCAAGTACCTTTACAAATCATAGTCCTATAAAATAGATCAAACTATACAAAAATTAGTTCAATGTGATATTGTTACCGTAAGTTTATTTTCATAGAGAGTTGGAGAATTCATTGTCAAATTTCCAACTCGGTGCGGGTCTTCGTAAATAAATGTAGGAGATTGAGATGAGCTTATGCAATCAAGCTAGACACGGTATGCAAAGCAACACATGTGTGTGACCCccaaataaaaaatttcacaCATATAAGACATAGTTTTTTCAAAATTAGTTTGACCTCATGACTGCCTGCTTTCTTCGCTCTTGTCACTGCAGACAACCCATTGCCGCTTTGCCATGGACGATGCGAGTATGTATGTACGATACATACATACATCTTCtttaggggagagagagagagaggtggtgggggagggaaAGAGAGTTGACAATACGTCAAATGTGTGCATCAGATATATCTCGATCGGCTGTGGTATGGTGCTGACAATGTGTTATATCTCAGCTTTCAGCAATACAGAACAAACGGCAGCGGAAAACTCATTTGACCGATGTCCATTCAAGGGATCTACTCTTCCATTTCTGAAACGTTTCACGCAAAATGTTAGGGAAAAATATGAGTATGATAGTGTAGATCGAGTTGTGCATTCAGTTCTAAAACCGATTGATCTCTgcatttgaaaaagaaaaaaaacatgtctaTGTGACTTTGAATATAAGATTTTCTTGACATTTGGAGTGAAAATATATCTTTTGTGAGATGATATCTGCGAACCTTTGCCAATGCAATCTTTTTAGTGATTTctattataaattatatttttctcGGGAGGCGGAAATTGTGCAAGGGAACGGACACCTGGTCTCTTctaataatttttaaagtttgttTCTGGGCAAAACCAGTGGTTTTGCCGCTCTAGCACATAGGTTTCCAATCCTGGGTGGGTTTTTCTATATATGTTCACAGTCCATAAATGAAGTTCTCACATACATGCataaatgaaaataattttttatttgtatgtTTTTTATAGATAGTATATATGCTCATTATTAAATGTCTAATTAAAGGCAGATTCACATGACCGCTCAACAATGCGTCAAATGTGTGCATCAGATATATCTCGATCGGTTGTGATATGGTGCTGACAATATGTGTTATCTCAGCTTTCATCAATACAGAACAAACGGCAGCTGAAAACTCATTTGATCGATGTCCATTCAAGGGTTCGACTCTTCCATTTATGAAATGTTTCACGCAAAATGTTAGGGAAAAATATGAGTATGATAGTGTAGATCGAGTTGTGCATTCAGTTCTAAAACCGATTGATCTCTgcatttgaaaaagaaaaaaaatgtctatGTGACTTTGAATATAAGGTTTTCTTGACATTTGGAGTGAAAATATATCTTTTGTGAGATGATATATGCAAACCTTTGCCAATGCAATCTTTTTAGTGATTTctattataaattatatttatctCGGGAGGCGGAAATTGTGCAAGGGGACGGACACCTGatctcttctaatattttttaaattttgtttgtgGGCAAAACCAGTGGTTTTGCTGCTCTAGCACATAGGTTTCCAATCCTGGTGGGTTTTTCTATTTAAGTTCTGAGTCCATAAATGAAGTTCTCGCATACATGCataaatgaaaataattttttattggTATGTTTTCTATAGATAGTACATATGCTCATTATTAAATGTCTAAAGGCGGATTCACCTGGCCGCTCAACAAATACCAGCGGTATGTATAGGCCCACAGGTTTCATCCATTCTAGGCAGGTATGGCTATATGCCCCCATAAATGAATTTCATACATGCATACATAAATTAAAGATTTCTTCCTTGATATGATTTCTGTGGTATATACaattattaaatatttaaatatacCATGCATACCCAAGCCCGTGGACAACAAGAGATAGAATATTGGTCTCATGCATGATGATCCATACATGGTCTTATCTATCTCTAATGTCAACCACATTGGACCGCTGATCTTTTGGTCAGCATATGTCAATGCAAGACTTTTACATATCTGAAACAGAAGCTTGAACcgacacataattaattatcaaATATAACTGTATTAACCCTTAAAAAATCCTGTTATTACTGTGTTTCTCTGTCATAGTCACACTGATAACGATTAATCCTccaaaaaaatatgatttaaaattaagtttatgACTGTAGTTAATATGCAACAAATGAAGCATATGTATGCCTTTATCAAGGTATTCTTTGGGATGGGATACATGCACTTATTTTCTAAGTAAAAGATGCACACACCCATTTTGTATTGATGTATTGTGATCGGCGGTGCAGCCCACATATATGATTATAATTTCTTTAGTGCCTTTTCGCAAGGAGCCAATGTTTTTCTAGCTTCTTTGTGCCACATTATTGTCATGTTTCAAGGAAAGTTTTAACTCAATAGGATGCAAGTATGCACAATATTATTATCAAATTATTAATCGGCGATAGTTGGCACATAAGGTAGGGGCCATTTGTGTGTCTAGGTTTTCTATGAAGAGATGACAAGGTATGAATTTTCCGATAAAGGCTTCTACAATCAATTTGGCTTGGGAgattgttgatgcgaaaaacacacactggtctaggagatttgcttagctccagtgcaggtccaaagcttggtgagatgcgggcgtgccagatAGTTTGACCCTGCAAAtaacaagatatacaaatagtagatcaatgagccgattggctgacaagccgatagattaattccagccgatgctgataccagccgatagcgatagggttttgagctattGGCTATAATTCTGATGTAGATTCTGACGCTTGAtgtaaataacaatataaaggcaatcgactgatgataatgcaagaaagcaacaatacaatccaatagaaaccaatcggctaataataatatgataggATAAGTACTGATCCAATGGTTAAAgaatacatcggctggaggtccgatgtcataaaatccacaagttAGATTAAACGGTGAAATCTTTGttatcatcggctaaatccaacttatatgcaatccttgtaagtcgatgcaacgtccagttacctcatcggctgaaaccccgatgaaacccttattggcagtcaaaaagCAGACTAgggattatggttctaaacacgacttagtagatcaaacttaactgatgcagcactaagtatgaaaagaaacataatatctagacaatcaagccattgattgatttttagggtggtagatgccttagctaatctaatctagtaaaacaatttaactgataccggcagaaaccctaaagtgAGAGACAACCGATAGTGCTAAATTGAGATattaagactagattaactaagacatatgataTATAGgcaggcaaatatatcatccaaaccggagcaatccaagaggtcaaatgtactgatgcagccttgaacaacgtCGACGTAAACGAGACAAttgccgggggggggggggtgggggagggaaAGAGAGTTGACAATGTGTCAAATGTGTGCATCAGATATATCTCAATCGGTTGTGATATGGTGCTGACAATGTGTTATATCTCAGCTTTCAGCAATACAGAACAAACGGCAGTGGAAAACTCATTTGATCGATGTCCATTCAAGGGTTCTACTCTTCCATTTCTGAAATGTTTCATGCAAAATGTTAGGGAAAAATATGAGTATGATAGTGTAGATCGAGTTGTGCATTCAGTTCTTAAACCGATTGATCTATgcatttgaaaaagaaaaaaaaagtctatgTGTGACTTTGAATATACGGTTTTCTTGACATTTGGAGTGAAAATATATCTTTTGTGAGATGATATATGCAAACCTTTGCCAATGCAATCTTTTTAGTGATTTCTATTATACATTATATTTTTCTCGGGAGGCGGAAATTGTGCAAGGGGACGGACACCTGGTCTCttctaataatttttaaattttgtttctgGGCAAAACCACTGGTTTTGCCGCTCTATAGCACATAGGTTTCCAATCCGGTGGGTTTTTCTATTTATGTTCTGAGTCCATAAATGAAGTTCTCGCATACATGCataaatgaaaataattttttattggTATGTTTTCTATAGATAGTATATATGCTCATTATTAAATGTCTAAAGGCAGATTCACCTGACCGCTCAACAAATACCAGTGGTATATCTAGGCCCACAGGTTTCATCCATTCTAGGCAGGTATGGCTATATGCCCACATAAATGAAGTTTGTACATGCATACATAAATTAAAGATTTCTTCCTCGATATGTTTTCTGTGGTATATACCAATTATTAGATATTTAAATATACCATGCATACCCAAGCCCGTGGACAATAAGAGATAGAATATTGGTCTCGTGCATGATGATCCATACATGGTCTCATCTATCTCTAATGTCAACCACACTGGACCGCTGATCTTTTGGTCAGCATATGTCAATGCAAGATTTTTACATATCTGAAACAGAAACTTGAAccaa
The Oryza sativa Japonica Group chromosome 6, ASM3414082v1 DNA segment above includes these coding regions:
- the LOC107281239 gene encoding uncharacterized protein isoform X1 encodes the protein MLLLQMSLYYAILWYPCALAYLLCGLLSMSYAHSCNNQSTSVEEKGSRRRRRLAYTPVELPVGVELKPSLDRYSAAVFFSFLIGLYIELMAEEPAAAQPQYFDAGAVVDPTFDFFIDHNNFLGMPPPPVQQADDHAMNNVVADASMNYFYGGGAMVFGGGAPMGETVEQAAPPVPAPVAVAPVVMNRDDDEVNNQGGRRHRAAPTNTTRRFWTTEEHRQFLRGLRVYGRGEWKSISMNFVRSKTPVQVSSHAQKYFRRVESAAADKQRYSINDVGLNDDTAAMDGTNSYSNNNFGGWQSLAFAGGHLEPVSGGGAARQVIAPASSSAAAMNSAAQFWAPMLFNPQIQQQFMQMQAQTQQAWNDQHMMMAAAPMEGATDTNFEPAGAVNYYYYQQQQEEEEGGAYGVPADQWMMNQNNNMF